Proteins encoded in a region of the Phoenix dactylifera cultivar Barhee BC4 chromosome 3, palm_55x_up_171113_PBpolish2nd_filt_p, whole genome shotgun sequence genome:
- the LOC103722651 gene encoding ras-related protein Rab11C, with protein sequence MAHRVDHEYDYLFKIVLIGDSGVGKSNILSRFTRNEFCLESKSTIGVEFATRTLQIEGKTVKAQIWDTAGQERYRAITSAYYRGAVGALLVYDITKRQTFDNVQRWLRELRDHADSNIVIMMAGNKSDLNHLRAVSEDDGQILAEKEGLSFLETSALEAINIEKAFQTILTEIYQIISKKALAAQEAASTAGPPIQGTTISVADSSGNAKRACCST encoded by the exons ATGGCGCACAGAGTGGATCACGAGTACGATTACCTCTTCAAGATCGTCCTGATCGGTGATTCCGGCGTCGGCAAATCGAACATCCTCTCGAGATTCACCAGAAACGAGTTTTGCTTGGAATCCAAATCCACCATCGGCGTCGAATTCGCCACCAGGACTCTTCAG ATAGAGGGAAAGACAGTCAAAGCACAGATATGGGACACTGCTGGCCAGGAGAGGTACCGTGCCATCACCAGTGCATATTACAGAGGTGCAGTGGGAGCACTTCTAGTCTATGACATAACAAAGAGGCAGACTTTTGACAATGTCCAGAGGTGGCTTCGTGAACTCAGAGACCATGCAGACTCCAACATTGTCATTATGATGGCTGGTAACAAGTCTGACTTGAATCATCTAAGAGCAGTTTCAGAGGACGATGGCCAAATATTGGCTGAGAAGGAGGGGCTCTCCTTTCTTGAGACCTCAGCACTGGAAGCAATCAACATTGAGAAGGCATTCCAGACTATTTTGACAGAGATTTACCAAATAATAAGCAAGAAGGCACTTGCTGCTCAAGAGGCAGCAAGCACAGCTGGACCACCCATTCAAGGAACGACCATCAGTGTTGCTGATTCCTCTGGAAATGCAAAGAGAGCTTGCTGTTCCACTTAG
- the LOC103722650 gene encoding elongin-C-like: MKEETVKLISAEGFEFVIDKKAAMVSHTIRNMLTSPGGFAETQLGEVTFPEISTPILEKICQYFYWSLQYASGKETEFHIEPEITLELMMAANYLHT, encoded by the exons ATGAAGGAGGAGACGGTGAAGCTGATAAGCGCGGAGGGGTTCGAGTTCGTGATTGACAAGAAGGCGGCCATGGTCTCCCACACCATCCGCAACATGCTCACCTCCCCTG GTGGCTTCGCGGAGACGCAGCTTGGGGAGGTGACGTTTCCGGAGATCAGCACCCCCATCCTCGAGAAAATCTGCCAGTATTTCTACTGGTCCCTTCAATACGCCAG TGGAAAGGAGACGGAGTTTCATATTGAACCTGAAATTACTTTGGAGTTGATGATGGCGGCTAATTATCTCCACACTTGA
- the LOC103722649 gene encoding 26S proteasome non-ATPase regulatory subunit 14 homolog, translating into MERLHRIFSGAGAMGHPPTDSPLLDSSEQVYISSLALLKMLKHGRAGVPMEVMGLMLGEFVDEYTVRVVDVFAMPQSGTGVSVEAVDHVFQTNMLDMLKQTGRPEMVVGWYHSHPGFGCWLSGVDINTQQSFEALNPRAVAVVIDPIQSVKGKVVIDAFRLINPQTMMLGQEPRQTTSNVGHLNKPSIQALIHGLNRHYYSIAINYRKNELEEKMLLNLHKKKWTDGLTLRKFDAHSKTNEQTVQEMLNLAIKYNKAVQEEDELPPEKLAIANVGRQDAKKHLEEHVSNLMSSNIVQTLGTMLDTVVF; encoded by the exons ATGGAGAGGCTGCATCGCATCTTCTCGGGGGCGGGAGCGATGGGGCACCCGCCCACCGACTCCCCGCTGCTAGACTCGTCGGAGCAGGTCTACATCTCCTCCCTCGCCCTCCTCAAGATGCTCAAGCACG ggAGGGCCGGGGTTCCGATGGAGGTGATGGGGTTGATGCTGGGGGAGTTCGTGGACGAGTACACGGTGCGGGTGGTGGACGTGTTCGCCATGCCGCAGAGCGGGACCGGCGTCAGCGTCGAGGCCGTCGATCATGTCTTCCAGACCaacatgcttgatatgctcAAGCAGACCGGAAG GCCTGAAATGGTGGTAGGCTGGTACCACTCTCATCCAGGCTTTGGTTGTTGGCTTTCTGGGGTTGATATAAATACGCAGCAG AGTTTTGAAGCCTTGAATCCAAGGGCAGTAGCAGTTGTCATAGATCCAATTCAGAGTGTCAAAGGGAAAGTGGTCATTGATGCATTCCGCTTGATCAATCCTCAAACCATGATGCTAGGCCAAGAACCTCGCCAGACTACCTCCAATGTTGGGCATCTCAACAAGCCATCCATTCAG GCACTTATCCATGGGTTGAATCGGCATTACTACTCTATAGCCATAAATTATCGAAAaaatgagcttgaagaaaagatGCTACTAAACCTGCACAAAAAGAAGTGGACTGATGGATTGACTTTGCGGAAGTTCGATGCTCATTCCAAAACTAACGAGCAGACTGTGCAG GAAATGCTGAATTTGGCCATCAAGTATAACAAAGCAGTTCAGGAGGAAGATGAGCTGCCACCAGAGAAGCTGGCGATTGCAAATGTTGGAAGGCAAGATGCAAAGAAGCATTTGGAAGAGCATGTCTCGAACTTGATGTCATCAAACATAGTTCAGACTCTGGGAACCATGCTAGACACGGTTGTGTTCTAA